A region of the Callithrix jacchus isolate 240 chromosome 5, calJac240_pri, whole genome shotgun sequence genome:
CTTCACCGCCAGCCACTCGGCCTTGAAGCCTGGCCAAGCAGAGCAGCATCCTGAGGCCCCgcacctcctcctgccctcccctcaGTTCCTGAGGGTCCAGCCACCACTCGCAAGTCTCCTCTGATCCCCAACTCCCTGCTCAAGCCGTAACCCCCAACCTCAAGATGATCGTTCAAGGCTAGAAAAGCTGAGAAGTGCAGCACTCCAAAGGGGCACGTGTTTCCTGGGGAGTGTGCGCGCACCCTTGGCCGCACCTGAGCTCTGACGGAGCATCACTCTAACACCTGCAGCTGCAGAGGGGCTTGGCGTTGGGGCTCCCAGTCTTCCTTTCAGTGTATTTGTTCAGaagctgtttttgctttttctgaaacTGATTTATTTAAAGTCAGCCTGACTTTGAAGGCTCCACCCAGTTCAGGCTGTGTGGAGCTTGTGTTCTTCCAGAGGATTCTTACCATCCCTAGAGCCTGGTGTGCTCACTTCCGTTTGCTTTCCCTAAATTCTGCCACCCTCTCACCCTGAGAGCTGAAGCTGTGCCCCTCAACCCCCTGAGACCACAGCAGCTTCTGTATAGGGCCCTGGAGGGACCTGCTGTCTCCTGGGTCCCTTGTGCCATGAGATGCTCTCCACCCCCTGGGTCTTCCACCCCACCCGGATGACCTGAGCACAGCCCAACTCCAAAGCTCCCTTGACCCCACTTTCCTCCCTACCCAAGGGAAGGACAGAACTATGCCAGGGTTACCGAAAACCCGAAAATGCGAGGCAGGAAGTAGGCGACCAGCACTTTCTCTGCTTCCTCAGGTGAGGTCTGTCCCTGCCCGGCCCTGTGCAAACACTGAAGGTTTTATCACTGGGTGTGAGAGGGCTTGGCCGGCCAGGAGTTGTGTGTGCAGTTACTCCTTGACCTGAGAGAGCCTGCGGTGGCATGTAGCTTTCTAGAAGGCAGGGACCCACTGCCAGCCCAGACAAATGGAGCCATGTGCAGCTCCTCTGCCAGCGTCCTTGGTGCCTCCCggcccctccctgccctgcagAAGCAGCACCTCCTTTCTGGTGAACAAAAAGGCGGGACTCAGGCTGCACTGCACGGGGGGTGGCCGCAGCTCACTTGCCCCACCCTGCTGGGCTTCAGGGAGAGGAGGGCTGGGCAGCAGGGAGAGGAGGGCTGGGTAGCAGGAGTTCACCCTTCAGTAACATGAAACCAAAGTTTGGGTTTTACGTGAGAACCATCTGACCCATGGCTGTTGAGATACATCCCAGCATGCTCCTGAGAAGCTCTGAAGGTTCCCAGAGGTTCTCACGGCAGCCGCAATGCAGCCGAAAAACATCCAGGAAAGATCCCCACTTCTCCCACAGGCCGCTAGTGATAAGCTCTCACACCCAGAATCTGCTCGGTGTGAAGTGACAGAGGCTGCCCTCCCGCCTAGGGGTCAGGAGGCCGAAGGTCAGAGCAGGAGGGAGACATGTTCTCCCATCACGCCGCCGCCTTCTGGGCATGTGAATTCTTTACACTTGCCTGTGTTTGCCAGCCAGCCCCGTGCCCCTACACTCACCCACATCTCCATAGCCCTCGGGGTCCACTTACCTTTCTCCACGGTGCCGTCGCCGTCAGACAGAATCACCCAGGGCACGGCTTTGCTGCCTGCGATCTGGTAGACGACCCCTGTCCGGTCATCCACGGAGTAGAGCTTCCCATTGAACACAATCAGGTCAGAGAGCTCCATGCCTCTCCCCTTCTCCGCCAGGTGGGACTCCAGGACCCCGTGGTCTTTGTCCCACTCCACGGCCACCCTGTCCCCGCTGTCTGACAGGGTCAGGTGGCCCTTTTTCAGGTAACTGAACCAGGTGTTCTCCTCTGGGGCCCTAGACTCTGTGTCCAGGTCAGCGATAACTGCAATTCGGTACCGAATCCCAGCCGGCGTCCTTTGTGGGGGCGAAAGGGGGTAGGTGTCATTGTACCAGTTGGCGGGTGTCCGGCTGAGCCTCCAGTTATGTGCGTTGTGGGTGGGGGGCCTGCCGGGGGCCGGGCGGTGGGAGCAGAGCAGCCAGAGGATGGCGGCCCCCAGGAATAGCAAGATGACCTTCCAGCGGAGGCGGAAGCGGGGGTCCGCAGCCTTGGTCATGGACGCCAGCACAGGAAGGCCCCCCACACTGATCCGGAGGGAGTGCATGGACTCATTCCATTCCGGGTGCTCAGACAGCTGCAGGGACATCAGCAGGGCAGTCAGGCAGGTCCTGCATagccagggagggaggagagaagtcaGTGTGCCCACAAGCTCAGTCCCGGCTCAGTTCCGGAAGCTGAGCGCTGGAGGCTGACTCTCCCGGAAGAAATGGTATGTCACTTTGTGGCCATTCTTACTCCCTTGGCTTCATGAATCCCTGACTCTAGCAGCATCTTTGTTTACTTTCATTCAGCAAGACGTGAAGTCTTTCCAGAGCAGAATTGTTCCATCTCCTGACCCAGCTGGCATGGTAAGGAAGCTGAGTGAGAGACGGGAGTTCCATGTGGGCTGTGCTCTGTGATCCTTCTCAAGAGAGAAGTGCCGGAAGTcaggtgggaggggaaggttgatGGGTGGGGTGGGATAGGGTCACAGACAGGGTACAGGTCTATATTTTACTCAAATGCCACCTCATCCAAGAAGCCCTCCCTGACTGTCCTGCTGCCGACATCACCCTCCGTCCCTGAGTCCTTGGCACTTGTCCCCACCTGATGAGAATACAGTACACAGTTATTGGTTTGTTTCTGTCTCCAGCTCTGTATCCCCGGCATATCTGTGCCTTGGCTCCAAAGAACTGCTGGGCTCATCGTGGGGCCTGGCTTAGCTGCAGGCCCCTTCCAGGCCACCCTCCACCCCAGGCGTGGCTCTGTGGAAGAGCCCCAGGGTCAGGGTGCTGGTGGCAGCCAGGAGCTGCAGCCCTTCCCCGCTGCTGCCAACCCCACTTTCTGGGCATACAGCACGATGGTCAGTGCAGCCACAGGGCGCCAGGCCCGTCTGCACCGCCTCGGTGAGAGCTGCCTGTTTCCAGACAGCCGACAAGTGCCACTCGGGGTGTGGGGAGACGGCTCCCGATGACCATTGACCCTCATTGAACCCTGGCCTGGGAAGCTTCCCTGGCTGGGTCCTCAAGCAAACAACAGAACAGCAAATGTGTGGCTTTATGGGCAGACGCTGTCCTCCCGGCCAGGGCTATTGTCCCCTGTCCTCTAATAGGCTAGAGTCCTAGTCAGCTCTTCTGGGAAGGGCTTGGGGACTCCAGTGGCTTTGTGCAATTCTGGGCCCCAAATGCGTGGAGCATGAGGCCCTGGTGCATAGTGGCCAGGGACAGACACCCCCACCAGAGATACCCCTTCTCCAAGCTGCGGGCCGCTGGGCTGAGAAGATGCAAAAGCAGGATGACAGTTCCACGTGGAAGCCTGCCCCCGGAGCTTTCGGGCAGGTTTTAGCCCCCAGGGCCAGGTTCAAAGAGTGAATAAGGCCTATAGGTAGGGCCTGCTGCTCAGAGTGAGCATCCTAACAGGAGAGCGGAGCTGCCTGCAGTTCCTCCAGGCCCACA
Encoded here:
- the CANT1 gene encoding soluble calcium-activated nucleotidase 1, which produces MSLQLSEHPEWNESMHSLRISVGGLPVLASMTKAADPRFRLRWKVILLFLGAAILWLLCSHRPAPGRPPTHNAHNWRLSRTPANWYNDTYPLSPPQRTPAGIRYRIAVIADLDTESRAPEENTWFSYLKKGHLTLSDSGDRVAVEWDKDHGVLESHLAEKGRGMELSDLIVFNGKLYSVDDRTGVVYQIAGSKAVPWVILSDGDGTVEKGFKAEWLAVKDERLYVGGLGKEWTTTTGDVVNENPEWVKVVGHKGSVDHENWVSNYNALRAAAGIRPPGYLIHESACWSDTLQRWFFLPRRASQERYSEKDDEHKGTNLLLSASPDFSDIAVSHVGEVVPTHGFSSFKFIPNTDDQIIVALKSEEDSGRVATYIMAFTLDGRFLLPETKIGSVKYEGIEFI